The following proteins are encoded in a genomic region of Methanobrevibacter sp.:
- the mmp10 gene encoding methyl coenzyme M reductase-arginine methyltransferase Mmp10 (Mmp10 (methanogenesis marker protein 10) is a cobalamin-requiring radical SAM methyltransferase that creates the methylarginine modification to methyl coenzyme M reductase.) has protein sequence MQIVADVGGIPGKDCDGFCKYCYFRKVKDVKAFGCAHCLPNTIGCERCSKGVSETQSEFKNPFEVITNIQTTLMMQPIRGEIKANISGGGDISCYPYLEDLTAALNQMSLKSHLGYTSGKGIKDVSMASKLIDNGVDEVTFTVFADNPELRREWVKDRTPEASLDACKMFAENIDLTAASVIVPGVNDGDVLRQTCNSLEEWGAKGIILMRFANTFNEGLILGNEPILKDFESQSVESFQELVESIDKEYGFRVSGTPLGDPTTGGPFAIAKDENEIFLQFIKEVTGEATIITSKIAAPFIERIFEKIGADSVNVIPVEKEIACLITKEDLENIDLSEVQESVIIPGRAFVHLLDAERILSSDGVERIVGYGPDTLSVDGELSFDMIDENVIERELEQFNDLVDAINFYGMKRRF, from the coding sequence ATGCAAATTGTAGCTGATGTTGGAGGAATACCTGGAAAGGATTGTGACGGTTTCTGTAAATACTGTTACTTTAGAAAGGTAAAAGACGTAAAAGCATTTGGATGTGCACATTGTCTTCCAAATACAATTGGATGTGAAAGATGTAGTAAGGGAGTAAGTGAAACACAGAGTGAATTTAAAAATCCATTTGAAGTCATCACTAATATACAAACTACATTAATGATGCAACCAATCAGAGGAGAAATAAAGGCTAATATTAGTGGTGGAGGAGACATAAGCTGTTATCCATATCTAGAAGATCTCACTGCAGCCCTTAATCAGATGTCTTTAAAATCACATTTGGGCTATACTTCCGGAAAAGGAATAAAAGACGTTTCAATGGCTAGCAAGCTTATTGACAACGGTGTTGATGAAGTCACATTTACAGTATTCGCAGATAATCCAGAACTAAGAAGAGAATGGGTGAAGGACAGAACACCTGAAGCTTCCTTAGATGCATGTAAGATGTTTGCTGAAAATATAGATTTAACTGCTGCTTCCGTTATAGTGCCTGGAGTCAATGACGGTGATGTCTTAAGGCAAACATGCAATAGCTTGGAAGAATGGGGAGCCAAGGGAATTATTTTAATGCGCTTTGCAAACACATTTAATGAAGGTTTGATTTTGGGAAATGAACCTATCTTAAAGGATTTCGAATCTCAAAGTGTAGAAAGTTTTCAGGAGCTGGTTGAAAGCATTGATAAAGAATATGGTTTTAGAGTCAGTGGAACACCTTTGGGCGATCCGACTACTGGAGGGCCATTTGCAATAGCCAAAGATGAAAATGAGATATTCCTGCAATTCATTAAAGAGGTTACAGGGGAAGCCACAATCATAACATCAAAAATAGCGGCCCCATTTATTGAGAGGATATTTGAAAAAATTGGAGCGGATAGCGTTAATGTGATCCCTGTTGAAAAAGAGATTGCCTGTTTGATTACAAAGGAGGACCTTGAAAATATTGATTTGAGCGAGGTTCAGGAGTCTGTTATTATTCCAGGACGGGCCTTTGTTCATTTGCTTGATGCTGAGAGAATCTTAAGTTCCGATGGTGTGGAAAGAATCGTCGGTTATGGTCCAGATACCTTAAGTGTTGATGGAGAGCTTAGTTTTGACATGATTGATGAAAATGTAATTGAACGTGAGCTTGAGCAATTTAACGATTTGGTTGATGCCATTAATTTTTATGGAATGAAAAGGAGATTTTAA
- the mcrD gene encoding methyl-coenzyme M reductase operon protein D, with amino-acid sequence MDIEIFPHRVLGSDTTEKLLNDIERLEDVKRTVIHGPRFPKTEESLPPQYRERRVITVNGEPVVLKVKTGRIFIEITLESTIDLIREICEKHIPHGFEINQSRAQYIRKERTVSDRIKYGEADLPDELVGLTDQYSSFDDHVNILRKDQYD; translated from the coding sequence ATGGATATTGAAATATTTCCTCATAGAGTTCTTGGAAGTGACACAACAGAAAAGCTCTTGAACGACATCGAACGTCTTGAAGATGTTAAAAGAACTGTTATTCATGGACCAAGATTTCCAAAAACAGAAGAATCTTTACCTCCTCAATACAGGGAACGTAGAGTTATTACTGTAAATGGTGAACCTGTAGTTCTTAAAGTTAAAACTGGTAGGATTTTCATAGAAATTACCTTGGAGTCCACTATTGATTTAATTAGAGAAATTTGTGAGAAACATATTCCTCATGGTTTTGAAATTAATCAAAGTAGAGCTCAATACATTAGAAAAGAAAGAACTGTTTCCGATAGAATTAAATATGGGGAAGCAGATTTACCAGATGAATTAGTAGGTTTAACAGATCAATATTCAAGTTTTGATGACCACGTAAACATTTTAAGAAAAGATCAATACGATTAA
- the comB gene encoding 2-phosphosulfolactate phosphatase, which yields MKVSLSLEKTTTNDVSIMVDALRASTTITLALNNFEEIIPCFTPEEAIALSEKYNSIVAGERSGIKVEGFDVGNSPQEVESFEIPSDKSKTLILTTSNGTRILKDMESTVLIGSMVNAKAVAEKALELSSDEIDVVMAGYRGNFALEDFLVSGEIIYWIYEICKDCEFTDYAKASILASRNYDNLCKGIYNSNSGKKLRKIGNEKDVDCCILKNITNNVGIYIDNKIKLL from the coding sequence ATGAAAGTTTCTTTATCTTTGGAAAAAACCACTACCAATGACGTATCAATAATGGTGGATGCCCTAAGAGCCAGCACCACAATAACATTGGCTTTGAATAATTTTGAAGAAATAATTCCTTGTTTTACCCCAGAAGAAGCTATTGCATTAAGTGAAAAATACAACTCAATTGTGGCAGGGGAAAGATCCGGAATAAAAGTCGAAGGATTTGATGTTGGAAATTCACCACAGGAAGTTGAATCTTTTGAAATACCGTCAGACAAATCAAAAACATTGATTTTGACTACAAGCAATGGAACCAGAATCCTTAAGGATATGGAATCAACCGTTTTGATCGGTTCAATGGTTAATGCAAAGGCTGTCGCTGAAAAAGCCCTTGAATTAAGTTCCGATGAAATCGATGTTGTTATGGCCGGATATAGGGGAAACTTTGCACTTGAGGATTTTCTGGTAAGTGGAGAAATCATATATTGGATCTATGAAATTTGTAAAGACTGTGAATTTACTGATTATGCGAAAGCCAGCATCCTTGCCAGCAGAAATTACGATAATCTATGTAAAGGAATCTATAATTCAAATTCGGGGAAAAAACTTAGAAAGATAGGCAATGAAAAGGATGTTGACTGCTGTATTCTGAAGAACATTACCAACAATGTTGGTATATACATCGATAATAAAATTAAACTTTTATAA
- a CDS encoding methanogenesis marker 7 protein has protein sequence MFETLTFTGGVHKSEEIKELIEDLGGFILQENVLQMDLVLNMAVPLEDVDKIEKKSKELLAKLTVAPMAGSEIAIVSPTLARHHLPHAACDISEFLREYGAKDNMIGLARGDGKGTSGITEEEKKLINEHDVAVFALGSFKDCIIEKSFLYDDIDIPVVVTGAPEIPLEELPGADAYVPGLGRIPRRLRRGPDVRALEKLAETVEDILNNKKREMVHDPPLVPSIVVKNAIENQVPAIKEVISPLPVTGQLDGVRIKLDYDKYHEEIENVVIDNKKLSELAEIRRSAMYNYILVKIYSESQLVEDIIVKDAL, from the coding sequence ATGTTTGAAACATTGACTTTTACAGGTGGAGTTCATAAAAGTGAAGAAATCAAGGAACTTATTGAGGATTTAGGAGGGTTCATTCTCCAAGAAAATGTTTTACAGATGGACTTGGTCTTAAATATGGCAGTTCCTTTAGAAGATGTTGATAAAATTGAAAAGAAATCAAAGGAATTATTGGCAAAGCTTACTGTAGCTCCAATGGCAGGTAGTGAAATAGCTATTGTATCACCAACTCTTGCAAGACATCACCTTCCTCATGCTGCTTGTGACATATCTGAGTTTTTACGTGAGTATGGTGCAAAAGACAATATGATAGGTCTTGCCCGTGGAGATGGTAAAGGAACTTCAGGAATTACTGAAGAAGAAAAAAAATTAATAAACGAGCATGATGTGGCCGTTTTTGCCCTTGGAAGTTTTAAGGATTGCATTATTGAAAAATCATTCCTATATGATGACATTGATATTCCAGTTGTGGTAACTGGAGCGCCGGAAATTCCTTTAGAAGAGCTTCCTGGAGCTGACGCTTATGTTCCGGGGCTTGGTAGAATTCCAAGAAGATTAAGAAGAGGTCCTGATGTGCGTGCTTTGGAAAAGCTTGCAGAAACTGTTGAAGATATTTTGAACAACAAAAAAAGAGAAATGGTTCACGATCCGCCTTTGGTTCCTTCAATTGTTGTTAAAAACGCAATCGAAAATCAGGTTCCAGCTATTAAGGAAGTTATTTCTCCTCTCCCTGTTACCGGACAGCTTGATGGTGTTCGTATAAAATTGGATTATGACAAATATCATGAAGAAATTGAAAATGTTGTTATTGACAACAAGAAATTGTCTGAACTTGCAGAGATCAGACGTTCTGCTATGTATAATTACATTTTAGTTAAAATTTACTCTGAAAGTCAACTTGTTGAAGATATTATTGTTAAGGATGCTTTATAA
- a CDS encoding metallophosphoesterase: MNDLECLAVSLTLSVLNVVCVYIEFVNSNGITRFIVEVLDSLNWVALMYLFLAIAILLFNYFVCTTSLFCNRLSLLLIVGLFIYGYYNAHTPKITERTLYLKNLQEEIDIIHLSDIHVGSIRRQGLLKKLSKKINSINSDAVIISGDLADGSNRIQPDDFKELGKIKSPVIFTPGNHDYYTGIENVFQACENAGIIILDNEKTEIKGLNIYGIGFGSEEPDFEISKEENNLLIYHLPANWDEFIERGFNIMLSGHTHGGQFYPANLWVKAVFPLLRGLYEKEGNYINVSDGAGTIGPPIRIGTKAEIGILKLRKRD, encoded by the coding sequence TTGAATGATTTAGAATGTTTGGCCGTAAGCCTGACATTATCGGTTCTCAATGTTGTTTGCGTTTATATCGAGTTTGTAAATTCTAATGGGATTACCCGATTCATTGTTGAGGTTTTGGATTCTCTAAATTGGGTTGCACTGATGTACTTGTTTTTGGCTATAGCTATTTTATTGTTTAATTACTTTGTATGTACAACATCGTTATTTTGCAATAGGCTTTCCTTACTTTTGATTGTTGGACTTTTTATCTATGGGTATTATAATGCACATACTCCTAAAATAACTGAACGAACTTTGTATTTAAAAAATCTTCAAGAAGAAATTGATATAATTCACCTATCTGATATACATGTAGGTTCTATAAGAAGGCAAGGTTTGCTTAAAAAATTATCTAAGAAAATCAACTCAATAAATTCTGACGCAGTCATAATTTCAGGGGACCTGGCAGACGGAAGCAACAGGATTCAACCAGATGATTTTAAGGAACTTGGAAAAATAAAGTCTCCAGTAATATTCACTCCAGGAAATCATGACTATTATACTGGAATCGAAAACGTATTCCAGGCATGTGAAAATGCAGGAATAATCATATTGGATAATGAAAAAACAGAAATCAAAGGCCTCAACATATACGGCATAGGATTTGGAAGCGAAGAGCCGGATTTTGAAATCAGCAAAGAGGAAAACAATCTCCTGATTTATCATCTCCCTGCAAACTGGGATGAGTTCATAGAAAGGGGATTCAACATAATGCTGTCAGGACACACGCATGGAGGACAATTCTATCCTGCAAACCTCTGGGTAAAGGCAGTTTTTCCACTTTTAAGGGGATTATATGAAAAGGAAGGAAACTACATAAACGTAAGCGATGGGGCAGGAACCATAGGACCTCCAATAAGAATAGGAACAAAAGCGGAAATCGGAATTTTAAAATTAAGAAAAAGGGATTAA
- the mcrC gene encoding methyl-coenzyme M reductase I operon protein C — MIGRCTHVVDCRETSGMGKGGSLAQRGTFAECGSDVLAVAMSPGRRHITKPVCEITFGLREANLLTSTMVLNAGAGVPHDAPASGGTLFGLTDKEVEQMDKFKLLVIHLGGVKNHIIYKARLILRNVNKHCIIICESPVDCEDFAKIGVKTSTVMPTEDNIKTKGTIDDIVTGVIRGETVNQEKLDEIIRKVKLALGDA; from the coding sequence ATGATAGGACGCTGTACTCACGTAGTAGATTGTAGGGAAACAAGTGGTATGGGTAAAGGTGGAAGCCTAGCTCAAAGAGGCACATTCGCTGAATGTGGTTCTGATGTTTTAGCTGTCGCTATGTCTCCAGGACGTAGACATATCACTAAGCCTGTTTGTGAAATTACATTTGGTTTGCGTGAAGCAAATCTTTTAACCAGTACAATGGTATTAAATGCTGGTGCTGGTGTTCCTCATGATGCTCCTGCTTCTGGAGGTACCTTATTCGGTCTCACTGATAAAGAAGTGGAACAAATGGATAAATTCAAATTGTTGGTTATTCATTTGGGTGGAGTTAAGAATCATATTATTTACAAAGCAAGGTTAATTCTAAGAAATGTTAACAAACATTGTATTATCATCTGCGAATCACCAGTAGATTGTGAAGATTTCGCAAAAATAGGTGTTAAAACTTCTACTGTAATGCCTACTGAGGATAATATTAAAACAAAAGGTACAATTGATGATATAGTTACCGGCGTTATTCGTGGTGAAACAGTTAATCAAGAAAAGTTAGATGAAATTATTAGAAAAGTTAAATTAGCATTAGGAGATGCATAA
- a CDS encoding TraB/GumN family protein yields the protein MNREYLTIIGTAHVSEESVDEVKDAIYEQHPDIVAIELDKGRYTRIKNEMMGIEEDDAISVTEIIKQNKIGVFLASTFLSYFQSKIGEDVDVKPGSEMVGAIEAAEDLGIPIALIDRDINITLQRALNKMTFKEKASFVWDSIVSFFKKDELEDEIDIEELKNPENLDEIMEMFQEISPGAYEVLVKERDAYLAGNILNLPQEKIVAVVGAGHKPGIYRYLDNPETLPTLDSLRVTDDKNGIPWVKIFLALIPILFVVIFFLAFFSGINITGNLIEFLAISMIMGFLGSILSGSKLLSAIVGGLVAPLTIIHPLLAAGWFSGLTEAKLRKVRQRDIKNLSNIEHLKDLWHNNIFRILLVVIGTNIGVSIATLFILPSKVFIPLFMKLFGG from the coding sequence ATGAATAGAGAATACTTAACTATTATCGGTACTGCTCATGTATCTGAAGAAAGCGTTGATGAAGTTAAAGATGCAATATATGAACAGCACCCCGATATAGTGGCTATTGAATTAGATAAAGGAAGATATACTCGCATTAAGAATGAAATGATGGGTATTGAAGAAGATGATGCAATATCCGTAACTGAAATAATAAAACAGAACAAGATAGGAGTATTTCTTGCAAGTACCTTCCTAAGCTATTTCCAATCAAAGATAGGTGAAGATGTGGATGTAAAACCAGGATCAGAAATGGTTGGAGCAATAGAAGCTGCAGAAGATCTTGGAATTCCAATAGCCCTAATCGATAGGGACATTAACATCACACTTCAAAGAGCCCTCAATAAGATGACATTTAAGGAAAAGGCCAGCTTTGTTTGGGATTCTATTGTTTCTTTCTTTAAGAAGGATGAGCTTGAAGATGAAATCGACATTGAAGAACTTAAAAATCCCGAAAACCTTGATGAAATAATGGAAATGTTTCAAGAAATCTCCCCTGGAGCATACGAAGTGCTAGTAAAGGAAAGAGACGCATATCTTGCTGGAAACATTTTAAACCTCCCACAGGAAAAAATAGTGGCCGTCGTTGGAGCTGGACATAAGCCTGGAATTTACAGATATCTTGACAATCCCGAAACATTGCCAACATTAGACAGCTTACGGGTAACTGATGATAAAAACGGAATCCCCTGGGTTAAAATATTTCTCGCACTGATTCCCATTCTTTTTGTTGTGATATTTTTTCTGGCATTTTTTAGCGGGATAAACATAACCGGCAATCTTATCGAATTTTTAGCGATAAGCATGATAATGGGTTTTTTAGGATCAATCCTATCAGGATCAAAATTATTGTCAGCAATAGTTGGGGGCCTTGTAGCACCTTTAACCATTATCCATCCGTTACTTGCTGCAGGATGGTTTTCCGGCCTTACTGAAGCCAAATTAAGAAAGGTTCGTCAAAGGGACATTAAAAATTTAAGCAACATAGAACATTTAAAAGACCTTTGGCACAACAACATTTTTAGAATACTGCTTGTGGTTATTGGAACCAACATTGGAGTTAGCATAGCTACACTTTTTATACTCCCATCAAAAGTTTTTATACCATTGTTTATGAAATTATTTGGCGGATAA
- the mcrB gene encoding coenzyme-B sulfoethylthiotransferase subunit beta yields the protein MAKFDDKVDLYDERGNEIASDIPIEAISPLRNPAIKDIVQGVKRTVAVNLEGLEKSIKTGAVGGDKSRILGRELDLDIVGSAEAIAESMKKMIQVSEDDDTKIEPISGGKRLLVQIPSTRIEVAAEYSVAPLSTATTLVQSIIDIFDVDIYDANYLKAAVLGRYPQSVDYKGSNIATMLDIPQKLEGAGYALRAIKANDFAAATLKNSLQATALASIFEQTAMFEMGDALGAYERLHLLGLAYQGLNANNMVLDLVKENADGTVGSLVQATIEKAEADGIIAKEDGYIYSTSDAAKWNAYTAAGAVAATMVNVGAARAAQGIPSTLLYYNDNIEFATGLPGLDYGRAEGVAVGFSFFSHSIYGGGGPGLFNGNHVVTRHSKGFCIPCVAAAMSLDAGTQLFSPEATSGLIKEVYSKIDEFREPLEAVATAAEEIKGDI from the coding sequence ATGGCAAAGTTTGATGATAAAGTCGATTTATACGACGAAAGAGGCAACGAAATTGCATCTGACATTCCAATCGAAGCTATCAGTCCACTCAGAAACCCTGCAATTAAAGACATCGTACAAGGTGTTAAAAGAACTGTTGCAGTAAACTTAGAAGGACTCGAAAAATCTATTAAAACAGGTGCAGTCGGTGGAGACAAATCTAGAATTTTAGGAAGAGAATTAGATCTTGATATCGTAGGCAGTGCAGAAGCAATTGCTGAAAGTATGAAAAAAATGATCCAAGTTTCTGAAGATGACGATACTAAAATTGAACCTATTTCTGGAGGAAAAAGGTTATTAGTACAAATCCCATCTACTAGAATTGAAGTAGCAGCTGAATACTCTGTTGCACCATTATCTACCGCAACTACTTTAGTACAATCTATTATTGACATCTTCGATGTAGACATATACGATGCTAACTACCTTAAAGCAGCAGTATTAGGAAGATACCCACAATCTGTAGATTACAAAGGTTCCAACATTGCTACTATGTTAGACATTCCACAAAAACTCGAAGGTGCAGGATACGCTTTAAGAGCAATTAAAGCAAACGATTTCGCTGCAGCAACTTTGAAAAACTCATTACAAGCTACTGCATTAGCATCAATCTTCGAACAAACTGCTATGTTTGAAATGGGAGATGCATTAGGTGCTTACGAAAGATTACACTTATTAGGTTTAGCTTACCAAGGTTTAAACGCAAACAACATGGTATTAGACTTAGTTAAAGAAAACGCTGATGGTACTGTAGGTTCATTAGTACAAGCTACTATCGAAAAAGCAGAAGCTGACGGAATCATCGCAAAAGAAGATGGATACATTTACAGTACTTCTGATGCTGCTAAATGGAACGCATACACCGCAGCTGGTGCTGTTGCAGCTACTATGGTTAACGTAGGTGCTGCTCGTGCTGCTCAAGGTATTCCTTCAACTTTATTATACTACAATGATAACATTGAATTCGCAACTGGTTTACCAGGTCTTGACTATGGTAGAGCAGAAGGTGTAGCTGTAGGATTCTCATTCTTTAGTCACTCCATTTACGGTGGAGGAGGTCCTGGTCTCTTTAACGGTAACCACGTAGTAACCAGACACAGTAAAGGATTCTGTATCCCTTGTGTAGCTGCTGCAATGTCATTAGACGCAGGAACACAACTCTTCTCTCCAGAAGCAACCTCTGGATTAATTAAAGAAGTATACAGTAAGATTGACGAATTTAGAGAACCTCTCGAAGCTGTTGCAACCGCAGCTGAAGAAATTAAAGGTGACATCTAA
- a CDS encoding DUF1922 domain-containing protein, whose translation MYLIFRCDCGRVLYGKEGVATRKCVCGKTLKVKSRRIFRKVATREEASEAVQEMQDEIYGNTDFKLASDL comes from the coding sequence ATGTATCTCATATTTCGCTGTGACTGTGGAAGAGTCCTATATGGAAAGGAAGGAGTAGCTACCCGCAAATGCGTATGCGGAAAAACATTGAAAGTGAAATCCAGAAGAATCTTTAGAAAGGTTGCTACTCGTGAAGAAGCTTCAGAAGCAGTTCAGGAAATGCAAGATGAGATTTATGGAAACACCGATTTTAAATTAGCAAGTGATTTATAA